A stretch of the Macaca thibetana thibetana isolate TM-01 chromosome X, ASM2454274v1, whole genome shotgun sequence genome encodes the following:
- the ARMCX2 gene encoding armadillo repeat-containing X-linked protein 2, with translation MSRVRDAGCVAAGIVIGAGAWYCVYKYTRGRDQTKKRMAKPKNRAVAGTGARARAGLRAGFTIDLGSGFSPPTPVRAEAEDRAQDEASVLDTVGAEAVAPAASSAEAQSGAGGQAQEADGARVGPKAESIVGAAMASTTAPPPGVTEALGAAEAHAMTGAPKVAEAPREAETSRAAVPPGTVVPTEAAAPTEVTEAPGVAAPTKVSEAPGVTSPTEAAEAPVPATPTGAAAPTGAAESPGTSGSPRTAVVPGTSAAKKATPGAHTGAIPKATSATGAVPKGGAKGVTRSRNGGKGKGKKSKVEVDELGMGFRPGDGAAAAAAASANGGQAFLAEVPDSEEGESGWTDTESDSDSEPETQRRGRGRRPVAMQKRPFPYEIDEILGVRDLRKVLALLQKSDDPFIQQVALLTLSNNANYSCNQETIRKLGGLPIIANMINKTDPHIKEKALMAMNNLSENYENQGRLQVYMNKVMDDIMASNLNSAVQVVGLKFLTNMTITNDYQHLLVNSIANFFRLLSQGGGKIKVEILKILSNFAENPDMLKKLLSTQVPASFSSLYNSYVESEILINALTLFEIIYDNLRAEVFNYREFNKGSLFYLCTTSGVCVKKIRALANHHDLLVKVKVIKLVNKF, from the coding sequence ATGAGCCGCGTTCGGGATGCTGGCTGTGTAGCGGCGGGGATAGTGATAGGGGCTGGTGCCTGGTACTGTGTCTACAAATACACCAGGGGAAGAGACCAGACCAAGAAGAGAATGGCCAAGCCCAAAAACCGGGCTGTGGCTGGGACTGGAGCCAGGGCTAGAGCTGGGCTAAGAGCCGGATTCACAATCGACCTTGGGTCAGGATTCAGTCCCCCAACCCCAGTCCGCGCTGAAGCAGAGGACAGGGCTCAGGATGAAGCCTCTGTTCTGGACACAGTTGGAGCTGAGGCAGTGGCCCCAGCTGCATCCAGCGCTGAGGCTCAGAGTGGGGCAGGCGGTCAGGCCCAAGAGGCAGATGGAGCCAGGGTTGGGCCTAAGGCCGAATCAATAGTTGGGGCTGCAATGGCTTCTACAACTGCACCACCTCCCGGGGTGACAGAGGCCCTTGGGGCTGCAGAAGCCCATGCAATGACAGGGGCTCCCAAAGTGGCAGAAGCTCCCAGAGAAGCGGAGACTTCCAGGGCAGCGGTGCCTCCTGGGACAGTGGTGCCTACCGAAGCAGCAGCACCCACTGAGGTGACCGAGGCTCCTGGGGTAGCAGCACCTACCAAAGTATCTGAAGCTCCTGGGGTGACATCGCCTACTGAGGCAGCTGAGGCTCCTGTGCCCGCAACGCCTACTGGGGCTGCAGCACCTACTGGGGCTGCGGAGTCTCCTGGAACTTCTGGTTCCCCTAGAACAGCGGTGGTTCCTGGGACATCAGCCGCCAAGAAAGCAACCCCTGGGGCTCACACTGGGGCTATACCTAAAGCCACATCAGCAACTGGAGCGGTACCCAAAGGTGGAGCCAAGGGTGTAACCAGGTCCCGGAATGGGGGCAAGGGCAAGGGCAAGAAAAGCAAGGTTGAAGTAGACGAACTGGGGATGGGCTTCCGTCCTGGAGAtggggctgcagcagctgctgcagcctctgccaatGGCGGACAGGCTTTCCTGGCAGAGGTCCCTGATTCTGAGGAAGGGGAGTCCGGGTGGACTGACACAGAGTCAGATTCAGACTCTGAGCCCGAAACCCAGCgcagagggaggggaagaagacCCGTTGCCATGCAGAAGCGCCCCTTTCCTTATGAAATTGATGAGATTCTGGGTGTTCGCGATCTCAGGAAGGTCCTTGCCTTGCTTCAGAAATCTGATGATCCTTTCATCCAACAGGTAGCGTTGCTCACTCTGAGCAACAATGCCAATTATTCATGCAATCAAGAGACAATCCGCAAATTGGGAGGCCTCCCAATTATTGCAAACATGATCAACAAAACTGATCCCCACATTAAGGAAAAAGCCTTAATGGCCATGAATAACCTGAGTGAGAATTATGAAAATCAGGGCCGGCTTCAGGTGTACATGAATAAAGTGATGGATGATATCATGGCCTCTAACCTGAACTCAGCAGTTCAAGTAGTTGGACTAAAATTTCTAACAAACATGACTATTACTAATGACTACCAGCACCTGCTTGTCAATTCCATTGCAAACTTTTTCCGTTTGCTATCTCAGGGAGGTGGAAAAATCAAGGTTGagattttgaaaatactttcaaattttgCTGAAAATCCAGATATGTTGAAGAAACTTCTCAGTACCCAAGTGCCAGCATCATTTAGTTCCCTCTATAATTCTTATGTGGAATCAGAAATCCTTATTAATGCCCTTACTCTTTTTGAGATTATCTATGACAATCTCAGAGCAGAAGTGTTTAACTATAGAGAATTCaataagggttcccttttttaCTTATGCACTACATCTGGAGTGTGTGTTAAGAAAATTAGAGCCTTAGCAAATCACCATGACCTCTTAGTGAAAGTGAAAGTTATAAAGCTAGTGAACAAATTCTGA